The following coding sequences are from one Rhipicephalus microplus isolate Deutch F79 chromosome 3, USDA_Rmic, whole genome shotgun sequence window:
- the LOC142803153 gene encoding uncharacterized protein LOC142803153: protein MRAQADRPAARDNRRPVFVGGAMMHPAGPRRAEGGFFASYAWKAACIVLAVMFLRTMVIIARSTLPAIYCEIVDSVTKQYMARCCALKDDQRRLLQSVYSNLSSLPTIDNTWCLRYLPSCVLYPNERVECLRMRRRYGSNVLSLLETRDSFTVYTRKDGSSSILCKNIGFCWVAAIVVPLVNTLTVAIWVCVTFIIIKALCMPRTAQIPVLTFMGRANDDPATILTPVNNARPTIT, encoded by the exons ATGAGAGCTCAAGCAGACCGTCCTGCAGCTCGGGATAACCGGCGACCCGTGTTCGTAGGAGGTGCTATGATGCACCCTGCAGGACCTCGACGGGCCGAAGGCGGCTTCTTTGCGTCCTATGCCTGGAAGGCAGCTTGCATCGTACTGGCGGTCATGTTTCTGCGTACTATGGTGATCATTGCTCGCAGCACTCTGCCGGCCATCTACTGCGAGATCGTGGACAGCGTCACTAAACAG TACATGGCTCGGTGCTGTGCCCTGAAGGACGATCAGCGCCGCCTGCTGCAAAGCGTCTACTCCAACTTATCGTCTCTACCGACAATAGACAACACGTGGTGCCTGAGATATTTGCCCAGCTGTGTGCTATACCCAAATGAGAGGGTGGAGTGCTTGAGGATGCGTCGTCGTTATGGCAGCAACGTGTTATCTCTGCTTGAAACCAGAGATTCTTTTACG GTCTACACCCGGAAAGACGGCTCCAGCAGCATCCTCTGCAAGAACATTGGCTTCTGCTGGGTAGCAGCCATAGTGGTCCCTCTCGTGAACACCTTGACTGTCGCCATCTGGGTTTGTGTCACCTTCATCATAATCAAAGCACTCTGTATGCCGAGGACGGCCCAAATACCCGTGCTGACCTTTATGGGCCGAGCCAACGACGACCCAGCGACCATTTTGACACCGGTCAATAACGCACGACCAACGATCACATGA